The stretch of DNA AGTCGCGCGGCTACGACCTCACGCTCAGCGACAGCCGCACGTACACGCGCTACAAGGTTTTTCGTGGCCACTACGATCTGGCCACCTCGATCGGCCTCACCATCGAGAGCGTCGAAACGCTGCCTCGGGGCACATCAGACCACATGCCGATTCTGGTGACGGCCTCCTATAGCCATGACGCCCCGGTGCCCACCGACATCGTGCCCACCGGAGGCACCTTCACGATCTAGCGAAACCGCGCGCATAACTCCTGCACCGCGCGCATAACTCCTGCAGACCACTGGGGCGGGCCGCCCCGGGGCAATGGGTCGGGGCCGTTGCCCGAATTGGTTCGAACCTGCAGGAGTTATGCCAGGGGAGTGCCCGAGCCCCCGTGACGCCAGCCGATCGCGGGTGCGACATACTTCGCGATGTTCTCCAGCAGGTGGGCGTTGTAGTCGACGCCGAGCATGTTGGGCACCGTGATCATCAGGGTGTCGGCGTCCATTACCGCGGCATCCTGGGCGAGTTCGGCGGCGATGCGGTCGGGCTCGCCGACATAGCTCGTGCCGAATCGTGCGATGCCGCCGTCGATGTACCCGACCTGGTCGCTCCGTTCGCCGTCTGCGGCCCCACCGAAGTATGCGCGATCCTGGTCAGTCACGATCGGAATGATGCTGCGGCTGACCGACACGCGAGGTTCGCGGGCGTGCCCGGCGGCCTTCCACGCGTCACGGAACATCTGAATCTGTTCGGCCTGCAGCTCGTCAAATGGAACCCCGGTATCTTCGGTGAGCAGTGTCGAGCTCATCAGGTTCATGCCCTGCTCTGCGGTTCGAACCGCCGTGGCTCGGGAACCGGCACCCCACCAGATGCGGTCGGGCAATCCGGGGGAGCGCGGCTCGATCGCCAGAGGGCTGAGCGACCGCGTCATCTGCGGGTTCGGGCGCGCCATCGCGGCACCACTGATCGCGGCGCGGAAGATCTCGGTGTGCTGGTGCGCGAGGTCTGCCGCCGTCTGCGGGGGCTCGGGCACGAAGCCGAACGACTCGTATCCGTCGAGCGCCGTCTCGGGTGACCCGCGGCTGATGCCGAGCTGCAACCGGCCGTCGCTGATCAGGTCGGTCGCGGCCGCCTCCTCGGCCAGATACAGCGGGTTCTCGTAGCGCATGTCGATCACGCCCGTGCCGATCTCGATGCGGCTCGTTCGGGCGGCGATGGCCGACAAGAGTGGGAACGGCGAGGCGAGCTGCTGGGCGAAGTGGTGCACACGCACGAACGCGCCGTCGATGCCGATCTCTTCGGCCGCGACGGCAAGTTCGATCGACTGCAGCAGTGCGTCTTGCGCGGTGCGCACCAGCGAGCCGGGGATCGCCTGCCAGTGCCCGAACGAGAGGAAGCCGATGCGTTTGTCCATGCCAGGCACAGCGCAGCGGATGCCGCGGGTATTCCCTGCCAGTGGCATC from Leifsonia psychrotolerans encodes:
- a CDS encoding LLM class flavin-dependent oxidoreductase, which encodes MDKRIGFLSFGHWQAIPGSLVRTAQDALLQSIELAVAAEEIGIDGAFVRVHHFAQQLASPFPLLSAIAARTSRIEIGTGVIDMRYENPLYLAEEAAATDLISDGRLQLGISRGSPETALDGYESFGFVPEPPQTAADLAHQHTEIFRAAISGAAMARPNPQMTRSLSPLAIEPRSPGLPDRIWWGAGSRATAVRTAEQGMNLMSSTLLTEDTGVPFDELQAEQIQMFRDAWKAAGHAREPRVSVSRSIIPIVTDQDRAYFGGAADGERSDQVGYIDGGIARFGTSYVGEPDRIAAELAQDAAVMDADTLMITVPNMLGVDYNAHLLENIAKYVAPAIGWRHGGSGTPLA